GTTTCGACCCGGCGTTCGGCGCGCGCCCGCTCAAGCGCGTCATGCAGCGGCAGATCACCAACCACCTCTCGGAGATGATCCTCTCCGGCGAGGTCGGCGAGGATGACACCGTCGAGATCGGGCTTGAGGGCGAGCGCATTGCCATGCACAAAAAGTAGCCCTTAAGCGCAAGCTGGACGGAGCTTCTTGCAGTTCCGTCCGGCGTAAACAATTACAAAAGGCGTAACAGGATGAAATTGGGCTAAAGCCCCGATTTGTATTATTGTAACTCTCGACCCCGGACTGAAGTCCAGGGCAATGGTTTTAAGAGAATTACTGGCCGGAGCTATAATGGATGCAGCTATAACCACCCTGCGCTATATGAACAAGAGCCTCTTTGTCGCTCTGCTACTCTCCCTTCTCATTTCTCCGGCGCTTGCCGACACATCTCGCCAGCCCGACAACCTGTCGATCAAGATCGGCCAGATGCTCATGATCGGCTTCCGGGGCATGGACGCCAGGGACGGCTCCGCTATCGAGGCTGACATTCGCGAGCGGCGCATTGGCGGCGTGGTGCTCTTCGATTACGACGTGCAATCAAAATCACCCGTACGCAACATCGACTCTCCGGAGCAGCTCCAGCGGCTCACCTCGGAGCTGCAACAGCGCTCGTCGATTCCGCTATTCATCGCCATCGATCAGGAGGGCGGGCGCGTCTGCCGCCTCAAGCCGTCGCGCGGCTTTCCGCCGACGGTCTCCGCCGCCAGCCTCGGCAAGCTTGACAACGCCGACACCACCCGAGAGGCCGCCGGATCGACCGCCGCGCTCCTCGCGAGCCTCGGCGTCAACATGAATCTCGCGCCGGTCGTCGATCTGAACGTCAACCCGAACAATCCGGTCATCGGCAAGCTCGACCGGAGCTTCTCCGCAGATCCAGCGGTGGTGGCCCGGCAGGCGCGAATTTTCGTCGATGCGTTCCACCGGCACGGCGTCATCGCGGCGCTGAAGCACTTCCCCGGCCACGGCAGCTCGACGACCGATACGCACAAGGATTTCACCGACGTGACCGCCACCTGGTCGAAAGAGGAGCTCGATCCCTACCGGGCGCTGATCCGCGAAGGGTATAGCGATCCGGTCATGACGGCGCACGTCTTCAATGCCCGCCTCGACAGCCTCTATCCGGCGACGCTCTCCAGGGCGACAATTGACGGCATTCTTCGCCAGAAGCTCGGTTTTCGCAGCGTGGTCATCAGCGACGACATGCAGATGAAGGCCATCGCCGACCGTTACGGCCTCGAAGAGGCGATCCGGCTGGCGATTGACGCGGGCGTCGATGTGCTGATCTTCGGAAACAACGTCAGCTACGACCCCGACATCGCCAGCAAGGCGACAACCATCATCAGGCATCTTGTCGAAAAAGGAGCCATTTCGCCGGAGCGGATCGACCAGTCTTACCGGCGCATCATGGCTCTGAAACGACGAATCAACCAACCACGCCCATGAAAAACCTCTACCTCGTCCGCCACGCCAAAGCTGGCTGGCACGATCCGGCCATGGCCGATTTCGACCGCACGCTCACCAAACGAGGCCACCGGCAGGCCGAAGAGATGAGCGAACGGTTGCGCAAGAAAGGGGTCACGCCTGAGCGGCTCGTTTCGAGTCCGGCGAGCCGGGCGCTCGAAACGGCGGAGATTTTCGCGGACGAACTGGGCATCGAGCGGCGGGAGATATTGCAGAAGATCGAAATCTACGAGGGAGGCATCGACAAGCTTGCTTCAGTTGTGCGTTCGCTTGCCGACGAGGAAAACACTGTCATGCTCTTCGGCCACAACCCGGCGATCAGCCAATTCGTCCAGTGGCTCACTGGCAAACCGGCAGAGGCGATGGACACCTGCGGCATCGCCAAAATCGAGCTGGATTGCGAGCACTGGCGGGATACCGCCGAAGGCAGCGGAACGCTGGCGTGGTACAAGTATCCAGAGCGGGAGTGAGGGTTTGCCAGATTCATCGAAAGTAAGTGCCCGCAGAATACGACCTATAGGTCGTATAAGTCCTATAGGTCTCATGGCAAAAAAACGAAGTGGACAATGCAATAAAACCTGCACGCGAAGCGCTCAGTAGTTTTCCGGCTTCGGCTCTCGCTCCATCAGGTCGAGGATCGCTTGCGGGGCGGGTTTGTCTTCGAAGAGCATTTCGTAGACGGCGCGGGTGATCGGCATATCGACGCCGAGACGGTTGGCGAGTTCGAGGACGGCTTTCGAGGAGAGCACCCCTTCGGCCACCATGCTCATTTCGCCAAGAATGTCGTCGAGCTTGCGCCCTTTGCCGATCTGCTCGCCGACGTAGCGGTTGCGGCTGTGGCGGCTCAGGCAGGTGACGACCAGGTCGCCGATGCCGGAGAGGCCCGACATGGTGAGCGGGTCGGCGCCGAGCTTGGCGCTGAGGCGAGAGATTTCCGCCAGGCCGCGCGTGATGATGGCCGCCTTGGCGTTGTCGCCGAAGCCGAGCCCGTCGGAGATGCCCGCAGCGATGGCGATGACGTTTTTGACCGATCCGGCGATCTCGACGCCAATGAGGTCGGTGTTGACGTAGACGCGGAACGCGCTGGTGTGAAACGCCTCCTGAACCTGCCGGGCGGTCGTTTCCGAGACGGAGCAGGCGACGACGGTGGTCGGCTGCTGGCGGGCCACCTCCTCGGCATGGCTCGGGCCGTAGAGCGCGGCGATCTGCTCCGGCGTGACGGCGGGCAGCGCTTCGAGCAGCACCTCGGACATGCGCTTGCCGGTGTTCCGCTCGATCCCCTTGGCCACGTTGACGATCACTTTCCCGTCGAGATTCAGGTCGGCAAACGCCGCCGCCGTCGCCCGCAGCGCATGTGACGGCACGGCGGTGACGATCATCTCCGCGGCATTGACCGCATCGTGAAGGTTCTCGACGACATGCAGGCTGGCGGGAAACAGGATGCCCTTGAGGTAGCGCTTGTTCTCGCGGTCAGCCTCAAGCGCCCGGGCGAACTCCGGGCGGTGCGCCCACAACCGCACCTCGTGCCGCTTGCTGGCGAGCAGAATGGCGAGCGTGGTGCCCCAGCTCCCCGCGCCGA
This genomic window from Chlorobaculum limnaeum contains:
- a CDS encoding glycoside hydrolase family 3 protein, translating into MDAAITTLRYMNKSLFVALLLSLLISPALADTSRQPDNLSIKIGQMLMIGFRGMDARDGSAIEADIRERRIGGVVLFDYDVQSKSPVRNIDSPEQLQRLTSELQQRSSIPLFIAIDQEGGRVCRLKPSRGFPPTVSAASLGKLDNADTTREAAGSTAALLASLGVNMNLAPVVDLNVNPNNPVIGKLDRSFSADPAVVARQARIFVDAFHRHGVIAALKHFPGHGSSTTDTHKDFTDVTATWSKEELDPYRALIREGYSDPVMTAHVFNARLDSLYPATLSRATIDGILRQKLGFRSVVISDDMQMKAIADRYGLEEAIRLAIDAGVDVLIFGNNVSYDPDIASKATTIIRHLVEKGAISPERIDQSYRRIMALKRRINQPRP
- the sixA gene encoding phosphohistidine phosphatase SixA; translation: MKNLYLVRHAKAGWHDPAMADFDRTLTKRGHRQAEEMSERLRKKGVTPERLVSSPASRALETAEIFADELGIERREILQKIEIYEGGIDKLASVVRSLADEENTVMLFGHNPAISQFVQWLTGKPAEAMDTCGIAKIELDCEHWRDTAEGSGTLAWYKYPERE
- a CDS encoding NAD(P)H-dependent glycerol-3-phosphate dehydrogenase, which encodes MKITVLGAGSWGTTLAILLASKRHEVRLWAHRPEFARALEADRENKRYLKGILFPASLHVVENLHDAVNAAEMIVTAVPSHALRATAAAFADLNLDGKVIVNVAKGIERNTGKRMSEVLLEALPAVTPEQIAALYGPSHAEEVARQQPTTVVACSVSETTARQVQEAFHTSAFRVYVNTDLIGVEIAGSVKNVIAIAAGISDGLGFGDNAKAAIITRGLAEISRLSAKLGADPLTMSGLSGIGDLVVTCLSRHSRNRYVGEQIGKGRKLDDILGEMSMVAEGVLSSKAVLELANRLGVDMPITRAVYEMLFEDKPAPQAILDLMEREPKPENY